One genomic region from Pseudomonas hormoni encodes:
- a CDS encoding membrane-targeted effector domain-containing toxin, which produces MNSPENRPLPNAADKAALKTIAATVVHSCPSLQDTAHQVASELLKKQGLQDIDPDLVYFHRFKLAQSSATSFTGWEHLQEKPYESMTLTQLVVHRFRATDQDNADLLDLYGGFYTAGPDAEDFNETNEVRLHGNDVLKAFWKIDFSALYTEKLTAFWDRHCDDFRTLAKCNFLSHAVQALEQKHLSGDDFQRVIDAVIGPVSWPVSLKMLQSTHPVGHDVRAFDVAGYVATNLLRIIDSQGRQMLYLPGDGSAFQVMETEAALHWWVLEQMNEDAPRQAFMTHFTLADRHAITENLGDLISRLVGTWGKSDHHLINQKNQWVSGDAFNWLQDSTRNAMFAEASLSLTSNGDLRKKLWIGYLSAGLKVFGPLAAVGWPVALPVIGASIANMGLNIDQAVNGKTAAERKEGILGAVLNGIDALFNVPFLRGAGSTLEVGVQVEAAEAAEMADLTESAATVESPAPTSLPVETPLPIPSETAVAPEVPARYQCNELLEGLTPDYETGKYQGIYRLDADPSYAILMNDNAYYVRYFADSKGGGFWAIIDPERPNQFVHSLPVRLNAQGDWGRMQSLRLRGGGQCVGKECAVDIPLEVREPLPPGQSAPEQQPSTSNPLRLVNTVYDAQPSLRSPLKSWALDLPQTHVRVFPNAMGNPIVQDPYEQYFAGKRTALLTATRTFYSELPWANLPPRPAIPAITRDMPIADLIERVFESAPGLVVGETLDRITSMRFMIENMPALARHAKTIYMRRLLNDFAQVELNNYFRTGDMSDDLRRYLTRLGTDPAERFNELELVKVARQNGVRIQALDCATRYKVKTPFTPPEEQMIANHLTEVIMSSDSLINDSGKWIVLTGPENTNTFRGIAGISELKGGIGLRIEEVNPGEGTAVDVDPGIDVDRGPLPNGGMMRGTHDTLLTDLRLQMPSSPRIWDQRALHNLLHRQGMYLFEKTAGNYTLIHRSGSGMLVRTPVQQLVTDHYVIHRPGWPFVNNVVFASVQQMSRQLNEMGMSLQSRLPV; this is translated from the coding sequence ATGAACTCACCCGAAAACCGCCCGCTGCCAAACGCCGCAGACAAAGCAGCCCTCAAGACCATCGCTGCGACCGTCGTGCACTCCTGCCCTAGCCTGCAGGACACGGCGCATCAGGTCGCCAGCGAACTTCTGAAAAAGCAGGGACTTCAGGACATCGATCCAGACCTGGTTTACTTCCATCGATTCAAACTGGCCCAGAGCAGCGCAACATCCTTTACCGGCTGGGAGCACCTGCAGGAAAAACCGTACGAATCCATGACCCTGACGCAACTGGTGGTGCATCGTTTTCGCGCCACTGACCAGGACAATGCCGATCTGCTGGACCTCTACGGCGGTTTCTATACGGCCGGCCCGGATGCTGAGGATTTCAATGAAACCAATGAGGTGCGCCTGCATGGCAACGACGTATTAAAAGCCTTTTGGAAGATCGATTTCAGCGCGCTTTACACCGAAAAACTGACCGCGTTCTGGGACAGGCATTGCGACGATTTCCGCACGTTGGCCAAGTGCAATTTCCTCAGTCACGCCGTCCAGGCGCTGGAGCAAAAGCATCTGTCCGGTGATGACTTTCAACGCGTCATCGACGCTGTCATCGGGCCAGTCTCGTGGCCCGTCAGCCTGAAAATGCTGCAATCGACACACCCGGTGGGCCATGACGTAAGAGCCTTCGATGTCGCGGGTTACGTGGCCACCAACTTGCTGCGAATCATTGATTCCCAAGGCCGGCAAATGCTCTATTTGCCCGGAGACGGCAGCGCGTTCCAGGTGATGGAGACCGAAGCGGCCCTGCATTGGTGGGTACTGGAGCAAATGAACGAAGACGCTCCGCGCCAGGCATTCATGACCCACTTTACCCTGGCGGACCGCCACGCAATTACGGAGAACCTTGGCGATCTCATCAGCCGCCTGGTGGGCACCTGGGGCAAGTCCGACCATCACTTGATCAACCAGAAAAACCAGTGGGTGAGCGGCGATGCGTTTAATTGGTTACAGGATTCGACCCGGAACGCCATGTTCGCAGAGGCCAGCCTGTCGCTAACGTCCAACGGCGATTTACGCAAAAAATTGTGGATCGGCTACCTGAGCGCCGGCCTCAAAGTGTTTGGTCCGTTAGCGGCCGTCGGTTGGCCGGTGGCGCTGCCGGTGATTGGGGCGAGCATTGCCAACATGGGCCTGAACATCGATCAGGCCGTCAACGGCAAAACCGCTGCCGAACGTAAAGAAGGCATTCTCGGCGCGGTCTTGAATGGTATCGACGCCTTGTTCAATGTTCCATTCCTCAGGGGCGCCGGATCGACGCTGGAGGTGGGTGTACAGGTGGAAGCCGCGGAGGCGGCTGAAATGGCCGACCTGACAGAGTCGGCAGCAACGGTCGAGTCACCTGCGCCCACGTCGCTTCCCGTGGAAACACCTTTGCCGATTCCGTCTGAAACCGCAGTCGCTCCCGAAGTACCTGCCAGGTATCAATGCAATGAGCTGCTCGAAGGCCTGACGCCCGATTATGAAACCGGCAAATACCAGGGGATTTACAGGCTCGACGCAGACCCGTCCTACGCCATTCTTATGAATGACAACGCGTATTACGTGCGCTACTTCGCCGATTCAAAAGGTGGCGGTTTCTGGGCGATCATCGACCCGGAGAGGCCCAACCAGTTCGTCCACTCATTGCCGGTGCGCTTGAATGCCCAAGGTGATTGGGGGCGGATGCAGTCATTGAGGCTCAGGGGCGGCGGTCAGTGTGTGGGCAAGGAGTGCGCCGTCGACATTCCCCTTGAAGTGCGCGAACCGCTGCCGCCGGGCCAATCTGCTCCGGAGCAACAGCCTTCGACCTCAAACCCTTTGCGTCTTGTGAACACGGTGTACGACGCTCAGCCATCGCTACGGTCACCATTGAAAAGCTGGGCACTGGATTTGCCCCAGACTCATGTACGGGTGTTCCCCAATGCGATGGGTAACCCGATTGTGCAGGATCCGTACGAACAGTATTTCGCCGGTAAACGCACAGCGTTGCTCACCGCCACTCGAACCTTTTACAGCGAGCTTCCCTGGGCCAACCTGCCTCCGCGTCCGGCGATCCCAGCCATCACGCGTGATATGCCGATCGCCGATCTCATCGAGCGCGTTTTTGAATCAGCCCCCGGTCTGGTGGTGGGGGAAACCCTGGATCGCATCACCAGCATGCGCTTCATGATTGAGAACATGCCGGCACTGGCCAGGCACGCCAAGACAATCTATATGCGCCGCTTGCTCAATGACTTCGCTCAGGTCGAGCTCAACAACTACTTCAGAACAGGGGACATGTCCGACGACCTGAGACGCTATCTGACCCGCCTTGGCACCGACCCGGCCGAACGATTCAATGAGCTGGAACTGGTCAAGGTCGCCAGACAGAACGGCGTACGCATTCAGGCTCTGGATTGCGCGACCCGCTACAAAGTAAAAACCCCGTTCACACCGCCTGAAGAGCAAATGATCGCCAACCACCTCACGGAAGTGATCATGTCCTCGGACTCACTCATCAACGATTCCGGTAAATGGATCGTGTTGACCGGGCCCGAAAACACCAACACGTTCAGGGGGATCGCCGGCATCAGCGAACTGAAGGGCGGCATCGGTTTACGGATAGAAGAGGTCAACCCAGGCGAAGGGACAGCCGTTGATGTTGATCCCGGAATCGATGTGGATCGAGGGCCCCTCCCCAACGGCGGCATGATGCGCGGCACGCATGACACCCTGCTCACCGATCTGCGCCTGCAAATGCCCTCCTCGCCGCGGATTTGGGACCAGCGAGCGCTGCACAACCTGCTGCATCGCCAGGGCATGTATCTGTTCGAGAAAACCGCAGGAAACTACACACTGATCCATCGCAGCGGCTCAGGCATGCTGGTTCGCACGCCGGTGCAACAGTTGGTAACCGACCACTATGTCATCCACCGTCCGGGATGGCCTTTCGTCAACAACGTAGTGTTCGCCAGTGTGCAGCAAATGTCCCGGCAACTGAATGAAATGGGCATGAGCCTGCAGAGCCGTCTCCCAGTCTGA
- a CDS encoding membrane-targeted effector domain-containing toxin, with product MAAFALTARLCTTTPVFRYHNLKALELTDPGSVHRHHGSDVPSLFKEDTVNSTENTALPDSSDMLALKALVPALVEACPDMYEMARGIAKDILVKHGITTLEPEQVYYHRFHLAQSSSKTFTGWEHLYETPKESMTLPQLVIQRFSVHDQDNADLLDLNGGFYSVGADAGNYNETNEVRLHGNEVLKDFWAINFSDLYKNKVASFWKKHDKTYRALAKCTFLAKAMEDREGGRLSDENFKTVIKAVASNVSWPVTRQMLESEAPVSNGLRVTLLKVGDFVATDILCIVDDNGRQILYVPGEIWGFHSLETPRDVHWWILSAIKGSSDRQRFMAHFQVADHDITQDAPTRQQSKLDWLALVNPLAKPVNSLVSLMFREPHIENVGLTHVLDLLFNAWHVNDHHLIDHASSSVTQDAFTFLSDAVHARMISDSNYMLYSNGDLRKKLWVGYLNAFGRMFGPLAAVGWPVALAVVGAGIANVGLNIDQAVNGKTPGERKAGVTGAIVAAIDTVFNATFIKGSGRLPAIAEAEAFIAPEEQLSENAIARAAIPKLEEIVPQRVLPPEPQDYLDAFKTEITEATRQDFVEQKLRNIILTPSGKTYIYMRRAGQDGFYQVRYVGQMKRWVIIDPANPYSFYRNVPVRQNEALQWEPVPRSEAGAGLSGGGKIFGLKPWGQSASPLPKVEIPPTSYELPEQSKAAMTPLAEGRTEAFPLDAKDASERPFHAFRDLRRGLYDDAITFYADPSVPPRPAIAPIKPSTSSKDIFKRLLADAPGLVVGQERSSISGQQLLIDNMQVLSKQKIKTLYLDRLLTDIHQADLDLLHESGKMPESLERYLTELDATRGTDLTGRYGYMDLVRTAQKNHIRVQAIDCMASARFPRMDHTAPDSTQKMMNYFSDTIISIDQTARGAHKWVALMDETRVNTFDDVAGLSELTGTPGLRIEDVPAGKTAGMEQDPGKKMLDELGFPLGEVKSDLRLRLHALPPVTTARTVEQALPGRGMFTIQEVSGKPQLYHRSGSGALVTTDIQKDKGGLFIVYPRWSASGRHFDNIQQLSDALQEQGMTRIRVRIDAQTKPGVTQIESETVATPDGSVAQDPALPAPKTPLVTSPYDVPPKWRANLKNAAGGFQDKLLPDSVDVTHNNEAFQHFKGIRKRLYEDAARFYADPQLPPRPDMPSLDPHVTQGPFIRIFFEESQGLVIGESHAGIGSKQFLIDNMQALAEQSVKTLYMEHLLTDFHQAALDAFAETSVMPRDVETYLTGLDAGHLTDPLERYTFLTLVREANKHGIRIQAIDSMASYRLSGMRVRDATARHKMMNFHARTIIRADQAARGSHKWIALMGNSHSNIYQGVAGVSELEGVFGLRVEDVAEGLSNGIEPDPGINFTNDLGESEGFVQGDLRLQVETPWVLRTSSEIDTLLSRPGMYTLKREPGNTLIVHRGRNNVLVSTPLISESGRVFIERPSWPEVDGKRFESVAALLEALKEMGLTLAGWSKPL from the coding sequence ATGGCTGCATTCGCACTGACAGCGCGTCTTTGTACTACAACGCCGGTTTTCCGATACCACAACCTGAAAGCCCTGGAGCTGACAGATCCTGGCAGCGTCCATCGGCACCATGGCAGTGACGTTCCATCACTGTTCAAGGAAGACACTGTGAACTCTACTGAAAACACTGCACTGCCCGATTCCAGCGACATGCTCGCCCTCAAGGCGCTGGTGCCCGCACTGGTTGAAGCCTGCCCCGACATGTACGAAATGGCCCGAGGGATCGCCAAAGACATTCTCGTCAAACATGGCATCACGACCCTTGAGCCAGAGCAGGTCTACTACCATCGTTTCCACCTTGCCCAAAGCAGTTCGAAAACCTTCACCGGCTGGGAACACCTTTACGAAACGCCCAAGGAAAGCATGACCCTGCCCCAGTTGGTCATTCAGCGCTTCAGTGTTCATGACCAGGACAACGCCGATCTGCTGGACCTCAATGGTGGTTTCTACAGCGTTGGCGCAGATGCCGGCAATTACAACGAAACCAACGAAGTACGCCTGCATGGCAACGAGGTATTGAAAGACTTTTGGGCGATCAATTTCAGCGACCTCTATAAAAACAAAGTCGCATCGTTCTGGAAAAAACACGATAAGACCTACAGGGCCTTGGCCAAGTGCACGTTTCTCGCCAAAGCCATGGAGGACCGGGAAGGCGGCCGTTTGTCCGACGAGAACTTCAAAACCGTAATCAAGGCCGTCGCCAGCAATGTGAGCTGGCCAGTGACCCGCCAGATGCTGGAGTCGGAGGCGCCAGTCAGCAACGGTTTACGCGTGACCCTGTTGAAGGTCGGGGACTTTGTCGCCACCGACATCCTGTGCATCGTCGATGACAATGGTCGCCAGATTCTGTACGTCCCGGGTGAAATCTGGGGGTTTCACTCCCTCGAAACACCCCGCGACGTGCATTGGTGGATCTTGTCCGCCATCAAGGGCTCCTCTGATCGCCAGCGCTTCATGGCGCACTTTCAAGTTGCCGACCACGACATCACTCAAGACGCCCCGACGCGCCAGCAGTCGAAACTGGACTGGCTCGCCCTCGTGAATCCTCTGGCCAAACCGGTCAACAGTCTGGTCTCGCTGATGTTTCGCGAACCGCACATCGAGAATGTCGGACTCACCCATGTACTGGACTTGTTGTTCAACGCCTGGCACGTCAATGACCATCATCTGATCGACCATGCCAGCAGCTCGGTGACCCAGGACGCCTTCACGTTCCTGAGCGATGCGGTGCACGCCCGCATGATCAGTGACAGCAACTACATGCTGTATTCCAACGGCGACTTGCGAAAAAAACTCTGGGTTGGCTACCTCAATGCCTTTGGCCGCATGTTCGGCCCTCTGGCGGCGGTCGGCTGGCCGGTGGCACTGGCAGTGGTCGGGGCCGGCATCGCCAATGTCGGTTTGAACATCGACCAGGCCGTCAATGGGAAGACTCCCGGCGAGCGCAAGGCTGGCGTGACCGGCGCCATTGTTGCGGCCATCGATACCGTGTTCAATGCCACATTTATCAAAGGCAGCGGGCGGTTGCCGGCAATTGCCGAGGCTGAAGCGTTCATCGCGCCCGAAGAGCAACTGAGCGAAAACGCCATCGCCCGCGCCGCGATCCCCAAGCTTGAAGAGATCGTGCCGCAACGCGTATTGCCGCCCGAACCGCAGGACTACCTCGACGCCTTCAAAACAGAGATTACCGAAGCCACCCGCCAGGACTTCGTTGAACAAAAATTGCGCAACATCATTCTGACCCCCTCTGGCAAAACCTATATCTATATGCGTCGCGCAGGCCAGGATGGGTTCTATCAGGTGCGCTACGTCGGGCAAATGAAGCGTTGGGTCATCATCGATCCGGCCAACCCGTACTCGTTTTATCGCAATGTTCCGGTCCGTCAGAACGAAGCGCTGCAATGGGAACCTGTGCCCCGGTCGGAGGCGGGCGCGGGGCTCAGTGGCGGAGGAAAAATCTTCGGCCTCAAGCCTTGGGGGCAGAGCGCTTCCCCCCTGCCAAAGGTAGAAATACCGCCGACGTCCTATGAACTGCCTGAACAGTCAAAAGCGGCCATGACACCGCTTGCCGAGGGACGAACCGAAGCTTTCCCTCTGGATGCCAAAGACGCCAGCGAGCGACCGTTTCATGCTTTCAGGGACTTACGCCGCGGTCTGTACGATGACGCCATCACCTTCTATGCCGACCCGTCTGTACCGCCACGGCCTGCCATCGCGCCCATCAAACCCTCTACATCGAGCAAAGACATTTTCAAACGCCTGCTCGCGGATGCACCCGGCCTGGTGGTTGGCCAAGAGCGCAGCAGCATCAGCGGCCAACAGTTGCTGATCGACAATATGCAGGTGTTGAGCAAGCAGAAGATCAAGACGCTCTATTTGGACCGGCTACTGACCGACATCCATCAAGCGGATCTGGATCTCTTACATGAGTCCGGCAAGATGCCGGAGAGTCTCGAACGCTACCTCACCGAACTCGATGCGACGAGGGGAACCGACCTGACCGGTCGCTATGGCTACATGGATCTGGTCAGAACCGCACAGAAAAACCATATCCGTGTCCAGGCCATCGATTGCATGGCGAGCGCCAGGTTCCCCCGAATGGACCACACAGCTCCCGATAGCACCCAGAAAATGATGAACTACTTTTCTGACACCATCATCAGCATCGATCAAACAGCCAGAGGCGCCCATAAGTGGGTGGCACTCATGGACGAGACGCGGGTCAACACGTTCGATGACGTGGCCGGGCTCAGCGAGCTGACAGGCACGCCGGGGCTGCGTATCGAAGACGTACCTGCCGGAAAAACCGCGGGTATGGAACAGGATCCGGGCAAGAAAATGCTGGATGAGCTGGGTTTTCCGTTGGGCGAAGTCAAAAGCGATTTACGTCTGCGCCTCCATGCCCTGCCACCCGTCACTACAGCTCGCACAGTGGAGCAGGCCCTTCCCGGGAGAGGCATGTTCACGATCCAGGAAGTCAGCGGCAAGCCCCAGCTTTATCACCGCAGTGGCAGTGGCGCCCTGGTTACAACGGACATCCAGAAGGACAAGGGCGGTCTGTTCATCGTCTATCCGCGATGGTCGGCCAGTGGCCGTCACTTCGACAACATCCAGCAATTGAGCGACGCGCTGCAGGAGCAAGGCATGACCCGGATCCGGGTGCGCATCGATGCCCAGACCAAACCGGGCGTGACGCAGATAGAAAGCGAGACTGTGGCCACCCCCGACGGCTCCGTTGCACAGGACCCAGCCTTGCCCGCGCCGAAAACACCGCTGGTGACCTCGCCCTATGACGTCCCACCGAAATGGCGGGCCAATCTGAAAAACGCAGCAGGCGGATTCCAGGACAAGCTGCTGCCGGATAGCGTTGACGTCACTCACAACAACGAAGCCTTCCAGCATTTCAAGGGCATCAGAAAACGCCTCTATGAAGATGCCGCGCGATTTTATGCGGATCCCCAACTTCCGCCGCGCCCCGACATGCCGTCACTGGATCCCCACGTCACCCAGGGGCCCTTTATTCGTATCTTTTTTGAAGAGAGTCAGGGACTGGTCATCGGCGAAAGCCACGCCGGTATCGGCAGCAAGCAGTTTTTGATCGACAACATGCAGGCGTTGGCCGAACAGAGTGTGAAAACCCTGTACATGGAACATCTGCTCACGGATTTCCATCAGGCGGCGCTGGATGCCTTCGCCGAAACGTCGGTGATGCCCAGGGATGTGGAAACTTACCTGACAGGTCTGGACGCCGGCCATCTGACAGATCCGCTGGAGCGATACACCTTTCTCACCCTGGTCCGCGAAGCCAACAAGCACGGCATCCGCATCCAGGCCATCGATAGCATGGCCAGCTATCGGCTGTCGGGCATGAGGGTGAGGGATGCCACAGCGCGGCATAAAATGATGAACTTCCATGCCCGAACCATCATTCGTGCCGATCAGGCAGCGCGGGGTTCCCACAAGTGGATCGCCTTGATGGGCAACTCTCACTCCAATATCTATCAGGGCGTCGCGGGCGTCAGTGAACTGGAAGGTGTCTTCGGGCTGCGGGTCGAAGACGTGGCCGAAGGGCTTTCCAACGGTATCGAGCCTGATCCGGGCATAAACTTTACCAACGACCTGGGCGAGTCTGAAGGCTTCGTCCAAGGCGACCTGCGTTTGCAAGTCGAGACGCCATGGGTTTTGCGTACGTCATCGGAGATCGACACGTTGCTGTCTCGCCCCGGCATGTACACCCTGAAAAGGGAGCCCGGTAACACCCTGATTGTCCATCGCGGTCGCAACAACGTGCTGGTGTCCACGCCCCTCATCAGCGAGTCCGGCCGAGTCTTCATCGAACGGCCCTCCTGGCCCGAGGTCGACGGCAAACGCTTTGAAAGCGTGGCCGCGCTGCTGGAGGCGCTCAAGGAGATGGGGTTGACGCTGGCCGGCTGGTCAAAACCGCTTTAA
- the cmoB gene encoding tRNA 5-methoxyuridine(34)/uridine 5-oxyacetic acid(34) synthase CmoB, translating to MIDLSPLARRLAGTPLAEWANTLQAQLDKKMEKGHGDLERWQSALDALPKIQPSEVDLLNGLTLDTDCDDDTRAQMRTALMGLSPWRKGPFDLFGVHVDTEWRSDWKWSRVAPHLNLKGKRILDVGCGNGYYMWRMLGAGADSVIGVDPNWLFFCQFQAVQRYLSEPNAWHLPIPFEDLPPNLEGFDTVFSMGVFYHRRSPIEHLLALKDCLVKGGELVLETLVIEGDQQQVLVPEDRYAQMRNVWFLPSVPALDLWLRRAGFTDVKCVDVSVTTVEEQRGTEWMKYQSLSDFLDPDDHSKTIEGLPAPMRAVIVARK from the coding sequence ATGATTGATCTGTCCCCCCTCGCCCGCCGTTTGGCCGGCACGCCGCTGGCCGAATGGGCCAACACCCTGCAAGCGCAACTCGACAAGAAAATGGAAAAGGGTCATGGCGACCTGGAGCGCTGGCAAAGTGCGCTGGACGCCTTGCCGAAGATCCAGCCGAGCGAAGTCGATTTGCTCAACGGTCTGACGCTGGACACCGATTGCGACGACGACACCCGCGCACAGATGCGCACCGCGCTGATGGGGTTGTCGCCGTGGCGCAAAGGGCCGTTCGATCTGTTCGGTGTGCATGTCGATACTGAATGGCGCTCCGACTGGAAGTGGTCGCGGGTCGCCCCGCACCTGAATTTAAAGGGCAAACGCATCCTCGATGTCGGCTGCGGTAATGGTTACTACATGTGGCGCATGCTCGGTGCCGGTGCGGACAGCGTGATCGGTGTCGATCCGAACTGGCTTTTTTTCTGCCAGTTTCAGGCAGTGCAGCGCTACTTGTCCGAGCCCAATGCCTGGCACCTGCCTATCCCTTTCGAAGACCTGCCGCCGAATCTGGAAGGGTTCGATACGGTGTTTTCCATGGGCGTGTTTTACCACCGTCGCTCGCCGATCGAGCATTTGCTGGCGCTCAAGGATTGCCTGGTCAAGGGCGGTGAACTGGTGCTGGAGACGCTGGTGATCGAAGGCGATCAGCAGCAGGTGCTGGTGCCGGAAGACCGTTATGCGCAGATGCGTAACGTGTGGTTTTTGCCGTCGGTGCCGGCGCTGGATTTGTGGCTGCGTCGTGCTGGCTTCACTGATGTGAAGTGTGTGGATGTCAGCGTGACCACGGTCGAGGAACAGCGCGGGACGGAATGGATGAAGTATCAGTCGTTGAGTGATTTCCTTGATCCGGACGATCACAGCAAAACGATTGAAGGGCTGCCGGCGCCGATGCGGGCGGTGATCGTGGCCCGCAAGTAA
- a CDS encoding multicopper oxidase family protein: MSFTRRQILSGLAGLVVVGVGAGGASRYWLGKMADADAGHDYELIAAPLDVELVAGHKTEAWAFGPSAPGTELRVRQGEWLRVRFINHLPVATTIHWHGIRLPLEMDGVPYVSQLPVLPGEYFDYKFRVPDAGSYWYHPHVNSSEELGRGLVGPLIIEEREPTGFKYEKTLSLKSWHVDEEGAFVAFSIPREAARGGTAGRLSTINGVSQAVIDLPAGQITRVRVLNLDNTLTYRLNMPGVEAQIYALDGNPIEPRPLGKEYWLGPGMRICLAIKAPPAGEELSLRNGPVRLGTFRSVANNDAPTTWPPALPANPVAEPDLANAEKLNFNFEWVGSVSVNVDNGKPPSLWQINGKAWDITDKTCADRPIAKLEKGKSYIFELKNMTQYQHPIHLHGMSFKVIASNRHKVIPYFTDTYLLGKNERAQVALVADNPGVWMFHCHVIDHMETGLMAAIEVA, from the coding sequence ATGTCCTTTACCCGTCGCCAAATCCTCAGTGGCCTGGCCGGTCTTGTTGTCGTTGGTGTCGGAGCGGGGGGCGCGTCGCGGTACTGGCTGGGCAAGATGGCCGACGCCGATGCGGGCCACGACTATGAGCTGATCGCCGCACCGTTGGACGTCGAACTGGTGGCCGGGCACAAGACCGAAGCCTGGGCATTCGGCCCGTCGGCACCGGGCACCGAGTTGCGTGTGCGCCAGGGTGAATGGTTGCGGGTGCGGTTCATCAACCACCTGCCGGTGGCGACCACCATTCACTGGCACGGTATCCGCCTGCCGCTGGAAATGGACGGTGTGCCGTACGTGTCGCAGCTCCCTGTATTGCCGGGTGAATACTTCGACTACAAATTCCGCGTGCCTGACGCCGGCAGCTACTGGTATCACCCGCACGTGAACAGCAGCGAAGAACTCGGTCGGGGGCTGGTCGGGCCGTTGATCATCGAAGAACGCGAGCCCACCGGTTTCAAGTACGAAAAAACCTTGAGCCTCAAGAGCTGGCACGTCGATGAAGAAGGCGCGTTCGTCGCGTTCAGCATTCCTCGCGAAGCGGCCCGCGGCGGCACGGCGGGGCGCCTGTCGACCATCAATGGCGTTTCGCAAGCGGTGATCGACTTGCCTGCCGGGCAGATCACCAGGGTGCGCGTGCTCAACCTCGACAACACGCTGACCTACCGCCTCAACATGCCGGGCGTCGAAGCGCAGATCTACGCGCTGGACGGCAACCCCATTGAACCGCGGCCGTTGGGCAAGGAATACTGGCTCGGCCCGGGCATGCGCATTTGCCTGGCGATCAAGGCTCCGCCGGCCGGTGAAGAATTATCCCTGCGCAACGGCCCGGTTCGCTTGGGCACGTTCCGCTCCGTGGCCAACAACGACGCGCCGACCACATGGCCGCCCGCGCTGCCCGCCAACCCGGTGGCCGAACCGGACCTGGCCAATGCCGAGAAACTGAACTTCAATTTCGAATGGGTCGGCTCGGTGTCGGTGAACGTCGACAACGGCAAGCCGCCAAGCCTGTGGCAGATCAACGGCAAGGCCTGGGACATCACCGACAAGACCTGTGCCGACCGCCCGATTGCCAAGCTTGAGAAGGGCAAGAGCTACATTTTCGAATTGAAAAACATGACTCAGTATCAGCACCCGATTCACCTGCACGGCATGAGCTTCAAGGTCATTGCTTCGAACCGGCACAAGGTCATTCCGTATTTCACCGACACGTATTTGCTGGGCAAGAACGAGCGCGCACAAGTGGCGTTGGTGGCGGATAACCCCGGTGTGTGGATGTTCCATTGCCATGTGATCGACCACATGGAAACCGGCCTGATGGCCGCCATCGAGGTGGCGTGA
- the tadA gene encoding tRNA adenosine(34) deaminase TadA, protein MRQIRPAAIIDRSRDRDFMREALVLAAQGAALGEVPVGAVVVQDGEIIGRGFNCPISGSDPSAHAEMVAIRAAALAASNYRLPGSTLYVTLEPCSMCAGLIVHSRIARVVYGALEPKAGIVQSQGQFFTQGFLNHRVLYEGGVLAEECGAVLSEFFKARRAKPTD, encoded by the coding sequence ATGCGTCAGATACGTCCCGCCGCAATCATCGATCGCAGCCGTGATCGTGACTTCATGCGCGAAGCCCTGGTGCTGGCTGCTCAAGGTGCGGCGCTGGGCGAAGTGCCGGTGGGCGCGGTTGTGGTGCAGGACGGTGAAATCATCGGTCGTGGGTTTAATTGCCCAATCAGTGGCAGCGACCCTAGCGCGCATGCCGAGATGGTTGCGATACGTGCCGCGGCGTTGGCGGCCAGCAATTATCGTCTGCCGGGCAGTACGCTGTACGTGACGCTGGAGCCATGCAGCATGTGCGCCGGGCTGATCGTGCATTCGCGGATTGCGCGGGTGGTGTATGGCGCGCTGGAGCCGAAAGCGGGGATTGTACAGAGTCAGGGGCAGTTTTTTACCCAAGGGTTTCTCAACCATCGGGTGTTGTATGAGGGCGGGGTGTTGGCGGAAGAATGCGGGGCTGTTTTGAGCGAGTTCTTCAAGGCCAGAAGAGCCAAGCCAACAGACTGA